The following proteins are co-located in the Saccharomyces kudriavzevii IFO 1802 strain IFO1802 genome assembly, chromosome: 6 genome:
- the DEG1 gene encoding pseudouridine synthase DEG1 (similar to Saccharomyces cerevisiae DEG1 (YFL001W); ancestral locus Anc_8.88), which yields MSGFIKRLVGKMKTVSAGNSIGNKMDSVYVNWTKEQLIRRIAELENANKQHPDEPQHTEENKKRKLPRKEVIKTKTKIAQKKFDFSRHNTRLIALRFAYLGWNYNGLAIQKEYTPLPTVEGIILEAMNKCKLVPSLVLQEYKFSRCGRTDKGVSAMNQVISLKVRSNLTNEEQLDSANDCREISYVRVLNQLLPDDIRISAVCLRPPPDFDARFSCVHRHYKYVFNGKNLNIDKMSKAASYFLGENDFRNFCKLDGSKQITNFKRTMLSSKILPLSDTFYCFDLIGSAFLWHQVRCMMAILFLAGQELEEPEMVLRLLDIEKTPQRPIYDMADDIPLLLYDCEFPQLEWQETAVDDCKSIRVTTATEALTLHYGLKAMVSNIFKDVLPTADTNNFTKTIINLGDGKGKIVGNYVKLKDRSVMESVEAVNDKYSKRRSKKTK from the coding sequence ATGAGTGGTTTCATTAAAAGGCTAGtaggaaaaatgaaaaccGTTTCAGCAGGTAATTCAATCGGCAACAAGATGGACTCAGTTTACGTAAACTGGACCAAGGAACAACTAATACGGAGGATAGCTGAGTTAGAAAATGCAAACAAGCAGCATCCTGATGAGCCACAGCacactgaagaaaataagaagcGCAAACTTCCACGGAAAGAGGTCATCAAAACCAAGACCAAAATAGCCCAGAAGAAGTTTGACTTTTCTAGACATAATACCAGACTCATCGCGCTAAGATTTGCCTATTTAGGCTGGAATTACAATGGGTTAGctattcaaaaagaatacacACCTTTACCCACAGTGGAGGGTATCATTTTGGAGGCCATGAATAAATGTAAACTTGTTCCATCACTGGTTTTACAAGAGTATAAATTCAGTAGATGTGGTAGAACAGATAAAGGCGTGAGCGCAATGAACCAAGtcatatctttgaaagttcGTTCCAATTTGACAAATGAGGAACAACTTGATTCGGCCAACGATTGCAGGGAAATATCGTATGTTCGTGTTTTAAATCAATTATTGCCTGACGACATCCGTATATCAGCTGTCTGCCTGAGACCTCCACCTGATTTCGATGCAAGATTCAGCTGCGTTCATCGACACTATAAGTATGTTTTTAATGGGAAGAACCTTAATATTGATAAAATGTCTAAAGCGGCAtcatattttcttggaGAGAATGACTTTAGAAACTTTTGTAAACTTGATGGCTCAAAACAAATCACCAACTTTAAGCGGACAATGCTAAGctcaaaaattcttcctctttctGACACTTTCTactgttttgatttgattggCTCGGCATTCTTATGGCACCAAGTTCGTTGCATGATGgccattcttttcttagCTGGTCAAGAACTTGAGGAGCCAGAAATGGTCTTGCGCCTGcttgatattgaaaaaacacCTCAAAGGCCAATTTATGATATGGCAGATGATATCCCACTATTGTTATATGACTGTGAGTTTCCCCAACTAGAATGGCAAGAAACTGCTGTAGATGACTGTAAATCAATTAGGGTCACAACAGCGACTGAGGCGTTGACATTACACTACGGGCTAAAAGCCATGGTTAGCAACATTTTTAAAGATGTCCTGCCCACAGCAGATACTAACAATTTCACAAAGACAATTATCAACTTGGGTGATGGAAAGGGAAAGATAGTTGGaaattatgtaaaattgaaggatAGAAGCGTGATGGAATCTGTCGAAGCTGTTAATGACAAATATtctaaaagaagaagtaaaaaaactaaataG